The following is a genomic window from Episyrphus balteatus chromosome 1, idEpiBalt1.1, whole genome shotgun sequence.
acacgGATTTTTaccttctcacgctattaaatgcattttttccctaacaacctatacaaaatttaataccatctgaaagcttattgtcttagctcaaaatatatatatcgatcagacctatgagacatctacaaaaagagctagaattcttttaaactcgatgaaatttcatcccaaaagcaaaaaaaaacatttctttttatgttctcatgctattaaatcaatttttttgtttaacaccctatacaaaattttataccatgtgaaagcttattgtttcaccttgtataatgatgtataaatcttattttaaagatgtctacaagagaagttagaattttttaaagtcaaccatgtcgaatttccagactgagattacggtacttcctacactggtagctggtcatcgccaacagatctccacaggtgttttgaggtatttttaaatttttttcaatttaagattgtgtaacttgtatagcacgtaacgttatgtgtgatatatcaaataaaaggttatgttatcagcatgcgtattaaagttaaaacaaatttgtatgtgcactaggtcaaaagatataacgtgtgttggaaaagaacatctttttaccgttatctccgaattttgaatatgaaattaattgaaattttgtacaattataatttatttaattacctatctacagtacaaatttcattcatcaatctattaaaacaaaaaagttagaacaagttgaagtcgtgtcgcgttttcgtttcatcttgtttcaaatcactacgatactaaagaagttttcacttcaaaaaaacggctctaacgatttttaaacatttttttctaataattctGTGTTACACATAAATTAAATGGCATGATTTTTGTGAAGGACAAAATTATTAATAGAGATGCTTTTATagctttaaaccaaattttatgtttatgatattttttttttatttcttaaaaagctTCAATACTCCAAGGAACTTTTAACATTAGAGCAAGTACGAGCAACCCAGTCGTGTATTTTCTTCTGCAAAAAGGGTTGTGACCTCTTTAATTTCCTCTGCTCCAATATGATTACCACTCAGTCATGGGGTGCATAGAGTAACTAGcatacagagtttttttttcgccaCAGCTATTAAAATCCTTTTATTGTCTCCCTGAGACAGTTTGTCTTTCTGAAGTTtcaataatattattttcacCATTTGATTCATTATTTTCTACTTTAAAACATTCACCTCCAACAAGCAAATCTTTGTCCTTTAAGAAAAACCTCTCCTTATGTTTTTCTGATAAATTCCATTTTGTACTTAAATAAGCGTATTTcgattatgtaattttttaaattatttaaaagttagTTTTTGGATTTGGTGAGTctgttttgttgaaaaatgttCCAGCAATTTATTGTTCCGAAACCATTTGGAATCGGAACACCACAtttcaaatgaaatgaaaagTGTGAATTTAAAAACAGTACTTTACATTGCTTTGCAACTAACAGCTACTcaaaaaacacaatttgaattcaaaataacGTAAAATAATAGTTTATATTGTccttttgtcgaaaaattaaaaaaaaataataaacaatataatattttaaatttctttatattttatttataacttatttttatcttaaatttcttatttttcctTAATTCTAAATACaattattcaattcatttaccaAACCTATTTGTTTCTAACAAGCACATCATAATCCCTAATTCTAACTTCTTTTCCACCATATGGAACATATAATGCATATTCAGTTGGATATATTTTCCCTACACATGGTTCCCCATTAGTATGTCCACGTCCTATATAAACCAATTCCCCATCCTTAGTTCTTCCACTTGACACAGCACCCAGCGGCAATTCATAATAATGTTTAGCTGCAACCCAACTATAACCATCCCCCGTTAAGAATTCAAAATTCATCGTAAAAACATCTTTACCAGCTACACACACATAAGCCCCTCCAGCTTTAGGTAATATTTTTGCTGGCAAAAGTTCACCCTCGTTAAAAGCTCGTCCAacataaacatttaatttactCGATATTTGACCACCAACAACTGCATCTTTCGGAATATTTTTTACAGACTCAGCTACCCAACGAGGTGGCGAGAAACAGGTTAAAATTTCACAGCATTCTATTGATCGTTCTTCACCGTTGAAGGGAATGTACAAAAGTCGATTGGCAAAATCAAATTTACCAACTACCAAACTGCCATCCAAATGACCACGTCCAATGTAGAGTGGTTCGCCGTCGGGCATGCAACCAAATTGCATAGCAATTCGAGGCATTGTACCAACAAAACATTCGAACCATCTATAGTTTTCACCAGCTAGAATTTCATAATCGGTCTTGGCGATTTCACAACCTTCTACGCTAACGTAAGCACAGTTTTTACTGGGAATAACTTTGGCTAGAAGATATTGGTCTTCATGGTAAGCACGGCCAACGTAGATTGGCGAACGGTCAGCTTCGTATCCTGCTACAACAGCGTTCGCTGGAATTGGACGGCTTGAAGTGGGGGCAATCCAATGATGCTCTAAAAATAGAATGAAGTGGATCAGTAACTTGTTGAGGAACCATCTCTTTTATTCTTACTCATATCTTAGATTTTTTCTGAaacgtaataatttttttcactatttcgTAACTCCTAAGCGTTTTATCGATCACGATATAACTTTTGGTGCTGCTTTGAAGAGCTTTGATGAACGACTAATAATTTATATAGAATTGTACgcgatataaaaaataaaacccccGCAATCAATAGAACAAACAACTGATAACGATAATTTTTGGCTAAGTCTTActgataaatatatttttgggagTTCTAGGAAATCCAAGAGAaatcttgattaaaaaaaaattgtaaaaaaatttttgatttttgtacgTAAACGTTGTGGAGTtccaaatcaaaaacttttttttttcaaaaaacgtgCGTCGTCTGATTGTTACgcaatttttaaagaattctaTTAGATACTTAAacgtttttatatgtatatgtttttgttttggttttgaagAGGTTCTACTCGTGCAAGCTGATTACAATATTGAAGCAGGCACATCAAGTGACCATGAGTTTAACAACGTGCTTCATGTTATGCTTGTAGATTACAATTTATCAGTTTTAGTACATTAGTTTAAATTATATTGACAGCATTTTGAGCACTATCTAGATAAGTGAGGAATATTGTCATTAGGGTGTCACACTAGATTAGTACAAAACACATTGCTTCTTTAGCACTAAATATTCCAATGTTGCAAGAAATTCAGTAACAGGTTGAACCTGAGGAGTACATAAAGGATTACTAATAACTgcttcaacaacaaaaatatttcacgaaaaaaaggaaaaatcgtTATGCCTAAAAAAAGTGCAAGGTACGTTATTTCCAAGAACAggttaatttccttttttaacagcTTAAGTAAACTTCAAGAAGAGTTGATACGCTGAAAGCTCAAGAACTATTGCAGCGACAATAACTTCGACGGCTCTTAAGTTACCTTCGAATAATTCCTCAATGCcaagaaaaaaatcagcaaCGTTTGAATTGAAGACCTGCCGAATAACTCTATAAACTAGATTTTACTTAAATAGTttacaaatttacaaattaaCGGTAAAGTGTATCAGAATTGGAGTTGCTCAGGGCTCAAATCTTGGACCATTTCTGTTCTTACAATATAAATACATACTCACACACTCCACATTTCTATCCCTAACAATAGCTATTCAAAATGTCGTGGAAACTATTCGATTTCTTGAACAAATGAAGTATCAAAATTACAATTAATATGCCTTAAGCGAACAGGTGGAAAAATCAGTAATACGGTAAAAAACTGTAAAAGATTCCGATACCGGCGTAATTACTACAGAAACCACTgactttacaagaaaaaaatcaatcgacttttgatataaaaatctttttaggaCAGAGCTTCCAATTAACCTACACCATTTTATAACCTTGGAATTATTAAAACCCCTAAAGGTTCAACGTCACCTGATATTTCCGATTcgcactaaaaataaaatttaaataaagataGAAATCAGCAGGTTAAAACATTTTCACAAATTGGGCAAAATcttatttaactatttttgcTTAAGATTCCGAACTATGAAAATTCTGGTTGCTTGCTACAATGAAAAGTCAGAAGCTCAAAGAACTATCATCAGAGAAGGCTACTTCATTAATTTACCTGATGCATTTGATGAACTGTATATTGTTTAGTCAAagaaacatacaaaatattctATGCAGTAAAAGACCAGTAccaataattaaataaaaaattgggggaaagggggtagGTGGGTGGGAAAGAGGGGTgtgtgtcaaaaatcgtggtttttaacgatttctgtcaaaagtagacctcatatcgaaaaaagttaaatgcaaaagttttaaatagtaaaaatgtctacaacctttaattaaatcatatttttatacatataaccTAACATTATTgagaaaaatccaaaaatacgatttttttttatttttatcttttacaaaaatggttggattttaacaaaacttggttaaaaattactttgttatgttttctatctaatttaaatgattttttgagcaaaaacttttaatattaggatttttgacgaatttaatttgaaataatagcctatttttcagtcaaaaaagttaccgaaaaatttttaatttttgaaaagtttggaatgcaattatcaggattaaaaccttttatttaagattgtgtggaaaaactatacttttgtttaagaaaatatttataagatttttaagatcgaattttccgtaaatgacagtaatattggcgaaaaatattaaaatattgaattttgaacgtccaaaacactatttttctgatgttttggcatggtaatatctcaaaaacgtgatgtgatagaatttttcttcgGATTCGAACAAAAATTCGTAAGAAAAATATACtctgatttatttaaaaaaaatttttgactagTGTAATCGAACagggcattcgattttttctgccctgtcaACAACTAAAACTATAAGGTTTAAGTCTgcaaagtttcaaatttttggaacaaatagtttggctggaatttaaaattgattgaaGGAGGTccgaaaccccatgttattcccataagaaacttcaaccacTTTTCGGCAcggtttaatttttgaatttggtgaatttttttttaaatttatttccaaccatataagcccTTGGGAGCAtgcaaattccaattttttttaaataacgaccACCGTCATGTCTATATCCACAGACAAagtacattattttaaaaagaaagagTTGTAAAAAGTGCCCTCAAAGTACCTGCGCCTCTGACTTTTTGAGTTTATTACATAGTATTAATATCCAATCAATATAAacctataattttataaatattaagtgGAGTTTGAATATTGTCGGTTCCGTCttacaaagtttaattttagtGACCATGATTAAtaagtcaaataaaattgaaaatccccTCAATTTGATAACTCAAAccttaagttatttttattatataaattagagataaaatatttgataagatttttagaattatgtttattataatttttttatttcaaagcacAAAAGatagcctttcaaagttgaaaacaataaacattaaagaaaaaaatcaagttttaatattaaatacaaatatcttcACAAAAATAGGGTTAAAAGTTTTAAGACAAAGAAAAATGTTCTAGGTACAAACTCTGAGCTAATTTAACATAAAATTgtaccttaaatttttttttcgtttcagtCACACCAAAATCACTTatctttaattattatttgttagaACCATCGCTTTTCTTGGAAAGTGGCTTTGCGGTTCCGATATTGATTTACGAAAACCAAATTTAgattcaaatttcaataaaagtcATTTAGCtgataaaatgaataacaaataAGACAACAATCAACTTAAATAATATCTATCGACTATCGCTGAACTTATCAGCTCATTTCAATGAGTTGGTAAGACACTGATTTCTAGCTTTATATCGATCAGTTTCTTGCATTCATTTCGTAGTTGCACGTTAGACACTGTAACCCGATAACAGAAACTTTAGAACTCGATAAAATGCACAAAACAGGTTAAGAAGACATTAATTTATGACCAAACCAAGACCCTTTTAACTgattaatttcttattttttagtgGACAAATGGATTTTTTCTTCATCCGACTCACCCATTCCTCCCTTTGCTGTCCTCGGAGGACAAGATCTTGATGGTTCACCAATCTATGTTGGTCGTGCTTTCCACGAAGGTATTAATTTACCAGCAAAAGTCGTTCCCAGTAAAAACTGTGCTTATGTCAGCTGGGGAGGTCGTGAAATACAAAAGACTGACTATGAAGTTCTAGTTGGCGAGGAATACGTATTTATTAAACCCGTCATTAACACAATCCCCATAAATGCAGTTCGAGTTGGCAGCACAGTTGAAGGGGACCCACTCTATATTGGACGTGGTATTTGGGAAGGAAATGAGACAGTTGGTAAAATTCATCCACCCAATCGGTGCTTATTTATTCCCtttaatggagaagaagaaactttggaaacttttgaGGTCTTAATTCGTGAAGAAAAACACGTTTGGGTGCCTGGAACTTTAGATCATGTTCCACCATTTGCAGTTATTGGTGGCGAGGAACAAAATCACATAATCTATGTGGGTCGTGCACACCATGAAGGGGAGACTCTTCCAGCTAAAATTATACCTGCTACAGGAAGTGTTTACGTTAGTCGGGGTGGCCATGATGTGTACAAAAGTGAATTCGAATATTTGGTAGGAATGGGTTATACTTGGGTTTATGGTATCGTGGAAGGTTTTGACATTCCACCGGGAGCTGTATGGACTGGGCACACTCAGGATGGTGAAAAAGTTTATGTGGGACGAGGCCATTATCATGGCTCATTGACTCCAGGAAAAGTTCATCCTGGTTATCCGAAGCTCTTTATACCATATGGTGGAAAGGAAGTCAAAATGAAGGATTTTGAAGTGCTTACTAGGAGATAAATAAATACTGTAACTTATAAgtagctttaaaaaataaataataaatttaaatacatgaataaataaaaacaacaaaaccaacTTATTTAGTTTTACTTAATATAATGGCAAGTATCACTTGGTCAATTGAAAGATATCCAATCCACTAGACAATTTATTCCGTGCTCGGAAAAACACCCTATCacctagaacaaaaaaaaaaaacatcctttcacaCATGATATTCTTATGGAATTTAGATTCTTCGTGCCAATTCCAAATAGGTATAACTTGATTGCTAGATTTTGATAGcgtataatttttcaaactttaacTTTGCAATGCATTATTTCTTCAccaataaaaaaacaccctttcactttaAGAAATGTAAAGACTTTTTTAATTCGTATGGTAAACATATCTTAAAACTCACAGACGAAGGTACCATTTATAGGATTAGAATTTTTTCCTGTttcataaacaaacaaaaaacaccgTTTCacctaagaaaatattttaggcTACTAAGATTAAGAAGATTAGAATATTTTCGATTCTTATttacaaagtttaattttagtGACCatgattaataaataaaattaaaaataggaaCCCCctcgtatttatttttgttagaaatCAATGATTAGATAAGAGAGAAGTATTATGCTCTTTATAATTTTGCTTATTTCGAAGCACACAAGAGAgcacaataaaattttttcaagcaataaaaatacaaattcaagtATTTTGACTAAATAtagaatattatttatttaaattgtttccACACTATAGATTtcccgcttaaattaagtggatttctatTAACTTGAGGCATCCAAAAAATTAAGGTGATAtgtccacttaatttaagacggaagtcatcttgacaaaaaaacatgcagaaatctgcttaatttaatgtggaatccgcttgtttttagttggtagtttttttttttccgcgTTCTTGATgtgtaaaacttattttctaatTGAATAAATCAGTCCTGAAATTAAGTTCGAACCcgaaaaactttcatttcaCTTGTAATGAATTCTGTTCAACAATTTTCCCTTATCCATGTGAACTATTAGAACTTTAGCAAATGAACTCTTGCAAACACTGCGAAACTTATTTTAGGATAAATCATCATAATTCAACACAGGCAACATTTCAtcgagaaaaattattttttatgttacaAGAAGAACCACCAAAAATTGTTCCTTCCTAAGAGaagaacattttaattaaataatctaAAAATGAATTCGTTCTAATCGACCCCTGTGTTTGTGATGACTTTTCTcatgatgagttgtcctatAATGAGATGTGTTGTTATAAGTTGGGCTGATTCTAAAAGCTTTAGTTGGCTTTTTCagaagctaatttttttttttcttgagaagcTCCAAAATATTTCATTGTTTTCCTTGAGAAATAACGTGACACTCTTTATGGCAAGAACCCCAACttgcataaatattattattattattattatttacaacataaaatttatttacacataaaacataaaactggAGGGTGAACGGGCCAAACGGATGTAATTGATCTAGTTTTGTCAACTCAAAAACTTCTTTTAGGTGATTCACAAAATTGATTCCAATTAAGTTTGCCAACCAAATTTCATTAGCCAACAAattaacaacaaacaaaaaaaatcatatctccATACTTATCAGCTCATTTCAATGATAAAACGCACATGCCATAGTGAAGGGAAACATAAATactcaacaaaattaattaaaaaaacatgaataaaGTTCAATTGACGATTTACAATCTTTCAATTGATAAACATTTTGATACAGAAAACATACATATtctattacttttttgaaatgaacAAACGTGTTTCTtcgaatttttgcattaaaaaaaatattgcaacataaaaaattgtattgcaactgaaaaatatttgtattaaaaaaatgtttcatatttgcatataaaaaaattgcattaaaaaaaaaaatgttcttgcaactgaaaaatatttgcattgaaaataaaatttgtattgtaaataaaaatattttgcattaaaaaaatgtattgcatatacaaaattttctacattgaaaaaaaagtcaatgcaaaatgtgtgcattgaatatttttttttctattcgtcAAATTTCTTAGAATTTGGCCTTATATTAAGTTCGATACTAAATATtgcattgaattaaaaaaaaaaatttttaatgcaaaatattatttacaataaaaattttatattcaatccaaatatttttcagttgcaataacatttttttttcatcaaatttttttaatgtgcagtaaatatttttttttaatgcaaatatttttcagttgtaataattttttttcaattttttttaatttttattaaaaaacgcattaagaaaatgatttttttacaaccctgcttcaATACATGAAATTCGATCGGAACACAGACCAAATGGCTATTAAAATAACTACTATTACGCATATTGTTAATAGAGGCGGCTGATCAGGAAACACctcaaatttctttaaaaaaaagcaaaaacttgTTACGTCATTTCAAAGAACtccatttctttttttcgtTATCGTTTAAAGCAAAAAGCATTTCTCAGAAATGTCGTTcccttaaacaaaaatatgactTTGTGGTTCCGATAATAAATTCACGAAAATAATTCCAATTTTGGCTTGGCATCTAAATTGGCCTTCAAATATCAATAACACCTCAAATCagctaaagaaataaataataaaatagaaaatcatATCGCTGAGCTTATCAGCTCATTTCAATGATAAAAATGTACAGACTTTTAGCTTTATATCGAAGAGTTTTTCGATTAATTTCATAGTTATACGTTAGACATCGGTTGAAGAGGTTACAGAATAAGAGGCTTTCAGAATTGATAATAAGAAAGTGAGGGGAAACTAAAAACACTTAGCAAAATGAACAAAATAGGTAAGAAAAGCAGCAATCTTTCAAagataaaaggttttaatcagacctttgttataattttttttagtgcacaaATGGATTTCTTCGACATCAGACTCAGCAGT
Proteins encoded in this region:
- the LOC129912011 gene encoding uncharacterized protein LOC129912011, translated to MKHHWIAPTSSRPIPANAVVAGYEADRSPIYVGRAYHEDQYLLAKVIPSKNCAYVSVEGCEIAKTDYEILAGENYRWFECFVGTMPRIAMQFGCMPDGEPLYIGRGHLDGSLVVGKFDFANRLLYIPFNGEERSIECCEILTCFSPPRWVAESVKNIPKDAVVGGQISSKLNVYVGRAFNEGELLPAKILPKAGGAYVCVAGKDVFTMNFEFLTGDGYSWVAAKHYYELPLGAVSSGRTKDGELVYIGRGHTNGEPCVGKIYPTEYALYVPYGGKEVRIRDYDVLVRNK
- the LOC129905913 gene encoding uncharacterized protein LOC129905913; translation: MHKTVDKWIFSSSDSPIPPFAVLGGQDLDGSPIYVGRAFHEGINLPAKVVPSKNCAYVSWGGREIQKTDYEVLVGEEYVFIKPVINTIPINAVRVGSTVEGDPLYIGRGIWEGNETVGKIHPPNRCLFIPFNGEEETLETFEVLIREEKHVWVPGTLDHVPPFAVIGGEEQNHIIYVGRAHHEGETLPAKIIPATGSVYVSRGGHDVYKSEFEYLVGMGYTWVYGIVEGFDIPPGAVWTGHTQDGEKVYVGRGHYHGSLTPGKVHPGYPKLFIPYGGKEVKMKDFEVLTRR